In a single window of the Helicobacter felis ATCC 49179 genome:
- the glnA gene encoding type I glutamate--ammonia ligase encodes MDIHNSDTDIEKFFAFCKEKEVEFVDFRFTNVKGTWNHMGYSMGAVDADLLKQGIPFDASSIKAWQSIDKSDMILRPDLIRYFLDPFSADITVIVFCDVWDVYKQQDYEKCPRSIAKKALRYLKESGMGDMAYFGAENEFFIFDSIKIKDSANCQYYEIDSEEGEWNRDKSFEGGVNFGHRTGHKGGYLPTPPTDTMMDLRAEIVKVLNQVGLETYVVHHEVAQAQGEVGVRFGDLVEAADNVQKLKYVVKMVAHLNGKTATFMPKPLYGDNGSGMHTHVSIWKNNVNLFGGNVYKNLSQQALHFLGGVLKHARSLAAFTNASSNSYKRLIPGFEAPSILSYSAQNRSASVRIPYGVSGKGARFELRFPDSSSNPYLAFAAILMAGLDGITQKSEPGEPMDINLFELTLDEIRDKGIKQLPHTLRSALEEMLADKNYLKQGEVFSEEFIQAYQSFKFTSEVFPWESKPHPVEFATTYSC; translated from the coding sequence ATGGACATCCATAACAGCGATACAGATATAGAAAAGTTTTTTGCCTTTTGCAAAGAGAAAGAGGTAGAGTTTGTAGACTTCCGTTTTACCAATGTCAAGGGGACTTGGAATCATATGGGGTACTCAATGGGAGCCGTGGATGCGGATTTGCTAAAACAGGGCATTCCTTTTGATGCAAGCTCTATTAAGGCATGGCAGAGCATTGATAAATCTGATATGATCCTGCGTCCCGATCTCATCCGCTATTTTTTAGATCCCTTTAGTGCGGACATCACGGTGATTGTATTTTGTGATGTTTGGGATGTTTACAAGCAACAAGATTATGAAAAATGCCCGCGCAGTATTGCTAAAAAAGCGCTCCGTTACCTCAAAGAATCTGGTATGGGAGATATGGCGTATTTTGGGGCGGAGAATGAGTTTTTTATCTTTGACTCTATTAAAATTAAAGACAGTGCAAATTGCCAATATTATGAGATCGATAGTGAAGAGGGCGAATGGAATCGCGATAAAAGCTTTGAGGGAGGGGTGAATTTTGGACACAGAACAGGACATAAAGGAGGGTATTTACCCACACCACCTACAGACACCATGATGGATTTGAGGGCCGAGATTGTCAAGGTATTAAATCAAGTGGGGCTAGAAACTTATGTGGTGCATCACGAGGTCGCACAAGCGCAAGGCGAAGTGGGGGTGCGTTTTGGGGATTTAGTAGAAGCAGCAGACAATGTGCAAAAACTCAAGTATGTCGTTAAAATGGTAGCCCATCTCAATGGAAAAACAGCGACTTTCATGCCCAAACCTCTTTATGGAGATAACGGGAGCGGGATGCACACCCATGTGAGTATTTGGAAAAACAATGTGAATCTTTTTGGCGGAAATGTTTACAAAAACCTTAGCCAACAAGCCTTGCATTTCTTAGGAGGGGTTCTCAAACATGCTAGGAGTTTGGCTGCCTTTACTAACGCCTCTAGTAATTCTTATAAACGCTTGATTCCGGGTTTTGAAGCCCCTAGCATTTTGAGTTACTCTGCACAAAATAGGAGTGCTAGCGTGCGTATTCCCTATGGAGTGAGCGGTAAGGGTGCGCGCTTTGAGTTGCGTTTTCCAGATAGCTCTTCAAATCCTTATCTAGCTTTTGCAGCTATTTTGATGGCTGGTTTGGATGGCATCACTCAAAAAAGTGAACCGGGTGAACCTATGGACATCAACCTTTTTGAATTGACCCTAGATGAAATCCGTGATAAGGGGATCAAGCAATTGCCACACACGCTAAGAAGTGCCCTAGAGGAGATGTTGGCCGATAAAAATTATCTCAAGCAAGGCGAGGTTTTTAGCGAGGAATTTATTCAGGCCTATCAAAGCTTTAAGTTTACATCTGAAGTTTTTCCTTGGGAGAGCAAACCCCATCCTGTGGAATTTGCGACCACCTATTCGTGTTAG